The proteins below are encoded in one region of Clostridium pasteurianum DSM 525 = ATCC 6013:
- a CDS encoding ABC transporter permease: MNSKTILHKALRVIKNIIIGLIVPIIILIFWQILSDKGFIRSSVLPAPQVIYQALVDMIESGDLFKNLWISILRVLKGYAIGAVLGIVFGILIGLFKGIEKALDLIIGFLRPIPIVAWVPVLILWMGIDEASKITIIIIGSFWPILINTIYGIKGADKKFLEVAKILEKSKLNTLIKIVFPSALPSIFTGLRIGIGSAWMSVITAEIIAATSGIGYQISYARELSQPDVMLVGVFSIGIIGFLIDYLIKKLQVLVIKWDTSNEN; the protein is encoded by the coding sequence ATGAATTCTAAAACTATTCTACATAAAGCACTTAGAGTAATTAAAAATATAATTATAGGATTAATTGTTCCCATAATTATATTAATATTTTGGCAGATACTAAGCGATAAAGGTTTTATCAGGTCTTCTGTATTACCGGCACCACAGGTTATTTATCAAGCTTTAGTTGATATGATAGAAAGTGGAGATCTGTTTAAAAATTTATGGATAAGTATATTAAGAGTATTAAAGGGATATGCCATAGGAGCTGTTCTTGGAATAGTTTTTGGAATATTAATCGGATTATTTAAAGGCATTGAAAAGGCTTTGGATTTAATTATAGGGTTTTTAAGACCAATACCTATTGTAGCCTGGGTACCTGTACTTATACTGTGGATGGGTATAGACGAGGCATCAAAGATAACAATAATAATTATTGGAAGTTTTTGGCCAATACTTATAAATACTATTTATGGAATAAAAGGAGCAGACAAAAAATTCTTAGAGGTTGCAAAAATATTGGAGAAGAGTAAATTAAACACGCTTATAAAAATAGTCTTTCCTTCTGCTCTTCCATCTATTTTCACAGGACTTAGAATTGGAATAGGCAGTGCATGGATGAGTGTTATTACTGCAGAAATCATTGCTGCAACTTCGGGTATAGGATATCAGATATCCTACGCAAGAGAGTTATCCCAGCCTGATGTTATGCTGGTAGGAGTTTTTTCCATAGGTATAATTGGTTTTCTAATTGATTATTTAATAAAGAAATTGCAAGTTTTAGTTATTAAGTGGGATACAAGTAATGAAAATTAG